A genomic segment from Nocardia cyriacigeorgica GUH-2 encodes:
- a CDS encoding PPE domain-containing protein: MRDMPRSAERGAHQRVDPDYASTVEIFDNLSHQQIHAAVQQLAPATLLAGQQTWQNTATGLTDAIDQAHTEIRSAIADGWRGGAAQQAAAAVRDFEQLGRQLADVMTIVGQRLGQAGDAAEALRAAVPGPSDAEPDLAAALLDPARASENVAVAKSVEGSRQDVVRVMESIYTSAFIPTGTGIPAFPDAVTGASVEAAPEGARPGPVSIVVPDTGDGRPVGQPSGVSGVVAGGPQPEAPAQPVATTEEAAEPDAPAPVTIPAAAAPVVPVAPETAPQAPASTTPAAATAPAAAAVPAAPVDRPAAMPATAPATPVTAPASIAGGPTATANTSPDDQRKREDKRQDSHGSSGDAITGMSAGAMGGLMGGALAAADTTRSGPAPVAAKPAPAKTDEFDDEDDDLHYVDDELTFLEPGGEGGELIGSLDPTTPPVLGEWTEHE, translated from the coding sequence ATGCGTGATATGCCACGCTCCGCCGAACGCGGTGCCCACCAGCGCGTCGACCCCGACTACGCCTCGACGGTCGAGATCTTCGACAACCTCTCCCACCAGCAGATCCACGCCGCCGTGCAGCAACTGGCACCCGCCACGCTGCTGGCCGGACAGCAGACCTGGCAGAACACCGCCACCGGCCTCACCGACGCGATCGACCAGGCGCACACCGAGATTCGCTCGGCCATCGCCGACGGCTGGCGGGGCGGGGCCGCGCAGCAGGCCGCGGCGGCGGTGCGCGATTTCGAGCAGCTGGGCAGGCAGCTCGCCGATGTGATGACGATCGTCGGGCAGCGGCTCGGGCAGGCAGGCGATGCCGCCGAGGCGTTGCGTGCCGCGGTGCCGGGGCCCTCGGACGCCGAGCCCGATCTGGCGGCAGCGCTGTTGGATCCCGCGCGCGCCAGCGAGAACGTGGCCGTGGCCAAATCCGTGGAGGGCTCGCGCCAGGACGTGGTCCGGGTGATGGAGAGCATCTACACCAGCGCGTTCATCCCCACTGGCACCGGAATTCCGGCCTTCCCGGACGCGGTGACGGGTGCGTCGGTGGAGGCCGCTCCGGAGGGAGCGCGGCCGGGCCCGGTGTCGATCGTGGTTCCGGATACCGGCGACGGCAGGCCGGTGGGTCAGCCGTCCGGGGTGAGTGGCGTCGTCGCCGGTGGACCCCAGCCCGAAGCTCCCGCGCAGCCCGTGGCCACGACGGAGGAAGCCGCCGAACCCGATGCGCCCGCCCCGGTGACGATTCCCGCGGCCGCCGCACCGGTCGTCCCGGTAGCCCCGGAAACCGCACCGCAGGCACCGGCATCCACCACCCCGGCCGCAGCCACCGCACCCGCCGCCGCCGCCGTCCCGGCAGCGCCCGTCGACCGCCCGGCGGCGATGCCCGCTACCGCGCCCGCAACGCCCGTCACCGCTCCCGCCTCGATCGCAGGCGGCCCCACCGCCACCGCCAACACCAGCCCCGACGACCAGCGCAAACGTGAAGACAAGCGCCAGGATTCGCACGGATCGAGCGGCGATGCGATCACCGGAATGAGCGCGGGCGCGATGGGCGGACTCATGGGCGGCGCACTGGCCGCCGCCGACACCACCCGCTCCGGGCCTGCCCCCGTCGCTGCGAAACCGGCACCGGCCAAGACCGACGAGTTCGACGACGAAGACGACGACCTGCACTACGTCGACGACGAACTGACCTTCCTCGAACCGGGTGGTGAGGGCGGTGAGCTGATCGGCTCGCTCGACCCCACCACGCCGCCGGTCCTGGGTGAGTGGACCGAGCACGAGTGA
- a CDS encoding ESX secretion-associated protein EspG has protein sequence MTPDQFAMAWSRTDGDRIPYPLAVRLSARDTAERAAQMPALTDWCERTLDADLEAALRVLARPDVCVEVFGERTGEDGVTKPVRVLGAASGNVAVVASQRPGSERDRGAELTVIAGGAKSLPGRVVSMLPGCPAGTGPRLNAPLSRVIEDSRNLVTMPVAGPTEPTRIRKLLRQRRDGIGQIVVSVRRDEELDPFGVLCWVDVAEDGRYLVRTGNSVDLVAVDAEQFTGHLRPMVTAAQRRTALADQW, from the coding sequence ATGACCCCGGACCAGTTCGCCATGGCCTGGTCCCGGACCGACGGCGACCGCATCCCCTACCCGCTGGCCGTGCGGCTGTCGGCTCGCGACACCGCCGAACGCGCCGCGCAAATGCCCGCCCTGACCGACTGGTGTGAGCGCACCCTCGACGCCGACCTGGAAGCCGCGCTGCGCGTGCTGGCCCGCCCCGACGTCTGCGTCGAGGTATTCGGGGAACGCACCGGCGAGGACGGAGTGACCAAACCGGTCCGGGTGCTCGGCGCGGCCAGCGGCAATGTCGCGGTGGTGGCGTCGCAGCGGCCCGGCTCCGAACGTGATCGCGGTGCCGAACTGACGGTGATCGCCGGTGGCGCCAAATCGCTGCCGGGACGGGTGGTGTCGATGCTGCCCGGCTGCCCCGCGGGCACCGGCCCGCGCCTCAACGCGCCGCTGTCGCGAGTGATCGAAGACAGCCGCAACCTGGTGACGATGCCCGTCGCCGGACCCACCGAACCGACCCGCATTCGCAAACTGCTGCGGCAGCGCCGCGATGGCATCGGCCAGATCGTCGTGTCGGTGCGCCGCGATGAGGAACTCGACCCGTTCGGTGTGCTGTGCTGGGTGGACGTCGCCGAGGACGGGCGCTACCTGGTCCGCACCGGCAACAGCGTCGACCTCGTCGCGGTCGACGCCGAACAGTTCACCGGCCACCTGCGCCCGATGGTCACCGCCGCCCAGCGTCGCACCGCACTCGCCGACCAGTGGTAA
- a CDS encoding phosphoribosyltransferase codes for MVYSDRDAAGRALGKRLSYLHASNPLVLGLPRGGVPVAAAVRAVIGGDLDILLVRKLGVPWQPELAVGAIGEDGARVVNSDVLAHTGLARERIDEIEAVERAELERRRTIWRGDREPIPLGGRTVVLVDDGMATGASMLVACRVARLRMPQQIVVGVPVASAEAMDRVAFEADDVVCPLVPPSLGGVGNAYRDFHQLADHEVTELLRADV; via the coding sequence ATGGTGTACAGCGATCGTGACGCCGCCGGTCGCGCGCTGGGTAAGAGATTGTCCTACCTGCACGCGTCGAATCCGCTGGTGCTCGGTCTGCCGCGCGGTGGCGTCCCGGTCGCGGCCGCGGTGCGTGCGGTGATCGGCGGCGATCTCGACATCCTGCTGGTGCGCAAGCTCGGGGTGCCGTGGCAGCCGGAGCTCGCGGTCGGTGCGATCGGCGAGGACGGCGCCCGGGTGGTCAATTCCGATGTGCTGGCCCACACCGGGCTCGCCCGCGAGCGGATCGACGAGATCGAGGCAGTCGAACGAGCCGAGCTGGAACGGCGCCGGACGATCTGGCGCGGCGACCGCGAACCCATTCCGCTGGGCGGGCGCACCGTCGTCCTCGTCGACGACGGCATGGCCACCGGAGCCAGCATGCTGGTCGCCTGCCGGGTGGCGCGCTTGCGGATGCCGCAGCAGATCGTGGTCGGCGTGCCGGTGGCCTCGGCCGAAGCCATGGACCGGGTGGCCTTCGAAGCCGACGACGTGGTCTGTCCGCTGGTCCCGCCCAGCCTCGGCGGCGTCGGCAACGCCTACCGCGATTTCCACCAGCTCGCCGACCACGAGGTCACCGAGCTGCTGCGCGCCGACGTCTGA
- a CDS encoding carbon-nitrogen hydrolase family protein, whose product MQPQNTAATAASGYGRVEVAVVQFAPSTEPSQNLHQLRAHVREAAEAGAQVVVAPEYSMFAVSRLDHRVVAVAEPLTGPFVTELAAIAADYRVHLVAGVVETTAPGEDRIHNTLVALSPDGTLLTRYRKVHLYDAFGHRESEVVRAGTVADPAVFTVGELTFGMQTCFDLRFPEGCRRVAAAGAQVLLLPAQWIPGPGKVEQWTTLLRARAIENTVYVAAADQSAHRGAGASMIVDPAGVVLAELGDEPGVLVATADLARLTEVRLANPSLDLRRFEVVERAAE is encoded by the coding sequence ATGCAACCGCAGAACACGGCCGCGACCGCGGCCTCCGGGTACGGGCGTGTCGAGGTGGCGGTGGTCCAGTTCGCGCCGTCGACCGAGCCGTCGCAGAACCTGCATCAGCTGCGCGCGCATGTGCGCGAAGCCGCCGAGGCCGGGGCGCAGGTGGTGGTGGCGCCGGAGTATTCGATGTTCGCCGTCAGCAGGCTCGATCATCGGGTGGTTGCCGTCGCCGAGCCGCTGACCGGGCCGTTCGTCACCGAACTCGCCGCGATCGCCGCCGACTACCGGGTGCATCTGGTGGCCGGTGTGGTCGAGACGACGGCGCCGGGCGAGGACCGCATCCACAACACTCTCGTGGCCCTGAGCCCGGACGGAACGCTGCTCACCCGGTACCGCAAGGTTCACCTCTACGACGCCTTCGGCCATCGCGAATCGGAGGTCGTGCGGGCCGGGACCGTGGCCGATCCGGCGGTCTTCACCGTGGGCGAGCTCACCTTCGGCATGCAGACCTGTTTCGATCTGCGCTTCCCCGAGGGCTGCCGCCGGGTGGCCGCGGCCGGGGCCCAGGTGCTGCTGTTGCCCGCCCAGTGGATCCCGGGGCCGGGCAAGGTCGAGCAGTGGACGACGTTGCTGCGCGCCCGCGCGATCGAGAACACTGTTTATGTGGCGGCCGCCGACCAGAGCGCCCACCGGGGCGCGGGGGCGTCGATGATCGTGGACCCGGCCGGCGTCGTCCTCGCCGAACTCGGTGACGAACCGGGCGTGCTGGTAGCGACGGCCGATCTCGCCAGGCTGACCGAGGTGCGGCTGGCCAACCCCAGCCTGGACCTGCGGCGATTCGAGGTGGTCGAGCGCGCGGCGGAGTAG
- a CDS encoding DEAD/DEAH box helicase, whose protein sequence is MSTNQVDSMPSDDESAAAGGDTSPVDPTFADLGIDDRILRAIADVGYESPSPIQAATIPPLLAGADVVGLAQTGTGKTAAFAIPILMGLEPTGKAPRALVLAPTRELAIQVAEAFGRYATHIPGLHVLPIYGGQSYGVQLSGLRRGAHVVVGTPGRVIDHLEKGTLDLSQLQYLVLDEADEMLKMGFQEDVERILADTPADKQVALFSATMPAAIRKISKQYLHDPVEITVKAKTSTNTNITQRWVQVSHQRKLDALTRILEVESFEAMIIFVRTKQATEELAEKLRARGFSAAAINGDIAQAQRERTIGQLKAGTLDILVATDVAARGLDVDRISHVVNYDIPHDTESYVHRIGRTGRAGRSGEALLFVAPRERHLLKAIERATRHPLTEMQLPSVDDVNAQRVSKFGDAITENLNSANLALFRKLIEEYEREHNIALVDIAAALAVGSHDGDNFFMEPEPEPVERPHRERAPRRFDEERSGGPSRHRATGAELATYRISVGKRHRVVPGAIVGAIANEGGLRRSDFGHISIRPDHSLVELPANLPQETLEALRRTRISGVLIQLQLDQGPPGQRSFARGPRRDRDAGKRFERRKPRS, encoded by the coding sequence ATGAGCACAAATCAGGTCGACAGCATGCCAAGCGACGACGAATCCGCCGCCGCGGGCGGCGATACCAGCCCTGTCGACCCCACCTTCGCCGATCTCGGCATCGATGACCGCATCCTGCGGGCCATCGCCGATGTCGGCTACGAATCGCCGTCGCCGATCCAGGCGGCGACGATCCCGCCGCTGCTCGCCGGCGCCGACGTCGTCGGCCTGGCGCAGACCGGCACCGGCAAGACCGCCGCCTTCGCCATCCCGATCCTGATGGGGCTCGAGCCCACCGGTAAGGCGCCGCGCGCGCTGGTGCTCGCCCCGACCCGGGAGCTGGCCATCCAGGTAGCCGAGGCCTTCGGCCGCTACGCCACACACATCCCCGGGCTGCATGTGCTGCCGATCTACGGCGGACAGAGCTACGGCGTGCAACTGTCGGGTCTGCGGCGCGGCGCGCATGTGGTGGTCGGCACGCCCGGGCGCGTGATCGACCATCTGGAAAAGGGCACCCTCGACCTGTCGCAGCTGCAATACCTGGTGCTCGACGAGGCCGACGAGATGCTCAAGATGGGCTTCCAGGAGGACGTCGAGCGCATCCTCGCCGACACCCCCGCCGACAAGCAGGTGGCGCTGTTCTCGGCCACCATGCCCGCGGCCATCCGCAAGATCTCCAAGCAGTATCTGCACGATCCGGTCGAGATCACCGTCAAGGCCAAGACCTCCACCAACACCAACATCACCCAGCGCTGGGTGCAGGTGTCGCACCAGCGCAAACTCGACGCGCTGACCCGCATCCTCGAGGTCGAATCCTTCGAGGCGATGATCATCTTCGTGCGCACCAAGCAGGCCACCGAGGAGCTGGCCGAGAAGCTGCGCGCCCGCGGTTTCTCCGCCGCCGCCATCAACGGTGATATCGCCCAGGCCCAGCGTGAGCGCACCATCGGCCAGCTCAAGGCGGGCACGCTGGACATCCTGGTGGCCACCGACGTCGCCGCCCGCGGCCTCGACGTCGACCGCATCTCGCACGTGGTCAACTACGACATCCCGCACGACACCGAGTCCTACGTGCACCGCATCGGCCGCACCGGCCGCGCCGGCCGCTCCGGTGAGGCGCTGCTGTTCGTCGCCCCGCGCGAACGGCATCTGCTCAAGGCCATCGAACGCGCCACCCGGCATCCGCTCACCGAGATGCAGCTGCCCAGCGTCGACGACGTCAACGCCCAGCGGGTGTCGAAGTTCGGCGACGCCATCACCGAAAACCTCAACTCCGCCAACCTCGCGCTGTTCCGCAAGCTGATCGAGGAGTACGAGCGCGAGCACAACATCGCCTTGGTCGATATCGCGGCCGCGCTGGCCGTCGGCTCGCACGACGGCGACAACTTCTTCATGGAGCCCGAACCGGAGCCGGTCGAGCGCCCGCACCGCGAGCGCGCGCCGCGCCGCTTCGACGAGGAACGTTCCGGTGGCCCGTCCCGCCATCGGGCCACCGGCGCGGAGCTGGCCACTTACCGGATCAGCGTCGGCAAACGGCATCGGGTGGTGCCGGGCGCGATCGTCGGCGCGATCGCCAACGAGGGCGGGCTGCGGCGCAGCGACTTCGGTCATATCAGCATCCGGCCCGACCACAGCCTGGTCGAACTGCCCGCGAACCTGCCGCAGGAAACGCTGGAAGCGTTGCGGCGCACCAGGATCAGCGGTGTGCTGATCCAGTTGCAGCTCGATCAGGGCCCGCCCGGACAGCGCTCGTTCGCTCGCGGCCCGCGCCGCGACCGCGACGCCGGTAAGCGATTCGAGCGCCGCAAGCCCCGGTCCTGA
- a CDS encoding AAA domain-containing protein: MFGDRVVSTAVDLARAARCEFAMLHALDTDIDGDRGADEGRNGQPEPHVAQRDHVDALAAEFARRGVHPVRIAGPDVAGPLDLSDADTGELIPRLRQAHAETLAALGERAPVIAGAVFFDGEFACRADFLVRAAHRVRYQLVGVAVEADAMTTALELAAAAEQLEAAGVPADPLIALRDDRGVRTLPLAELLPVYRARRRRVRQIVDEQLGELLPAQWGDPRYLACGHCAVCVDALTAARDLLLVAGMSGTARARLREAGIGTIDRLASTTGPLPSLPEVGPRTLLRLRRQAEIQLRRDDSGHPAYTIVDPTALGALPLRSPGDLALTIDTAADGEDAAGTGGPVDHLRVELADADGVQLSLLIPAALGSGSAETRAQQRAALNHLLDSIAQRRRAHPELHVFHYTSAVRSALLCAGGRFGASEDLIDELLRGGVFVDLYPIVRSALLIGVDSYAPDRLRALLPDAQLPADSGHDCVTVLRLRDWLLDRAAEQHIAPTAQRHRSASPEPVSRPTPLEAALAEFAERVPQAAHTTANAVATPAVPAGPGEHGPASTTSPTRAYAAPGTRHDPYAAGPVGTNSGEAAAGSSGAASDAGADLLPGSDESEAPAPGSAEQRADAESTARQVASLMAAALGYRRRERQPLWWAHADRLSHPVDEWPEAPGVLIADWGTVDTKWHIGPRGNAMRRFITLTGRMGAGSGLAPGTSVYTFYDRPVAEGMVAAAGHRATATATVLGCSVDAEFDDTVRLEERLPTGCAPFDDLPAAIAPGLPAADAHVDAAIEHHAQQLLVTLPQIPVGPVFDILARRPPRLHDEGPLPPVHGDHAAAITAAVRSLDDSYVAVQGPPGTGKTVTAARVIERMVTRYRWRVGVVAPTPAIVENLLDAVVEVGVLPELVAKKDVTIPAPEWAVIDAGRYRRFLDNAINGCVIGGAPADFADPTLVPYHDLDLLVIADAGRFPLADAVAAAVSARNLLVIGDPVPAPAATPSVPFAPDERTGAAHPEPVGESVLGRLTDGADILPPERGYFLDRTWRMHPQVAEPISRLYYGGRLRASDTVTLARRLGDTEPGIDTILVDHHGNSTESVAEAREVVRRVRALLGLTWTIGATTRRLHPHDIFVVTPYRAQVARISTLLARAKIDDVLVGTPELFRGREAAVVIVSLATSSPADAPYGLSALISRALVQGALCRALWKALIIRSPLLTEYLPATAAELTELSRFLRLG, encoded by the coding sequence GTGTTCGGTGATCGCGTCGTCAGCACCGCCGTCGACCTCGCCCGCGCCGCGCGGTGCGAATTCGCGATGCTGCACGCCCTCGACACCGATATCGACGGCGATCGCGGCGCTGACGAGGGCCGCAACGGGCAGCCCGAACCACACGTGGCGCAACGAGATCACGTCGACGCGTTAGCGGCAGAGTTCGCCCGGCGCGGTGTTCACCCGGTCCGGATCGCCGGGCCGGACGTGGCCGGACCACTCGATCTTTCCGATGCCGACACCGGCGAGCTGATTCCACGGCTGCGGCAGGCACACGCCGAAACCCTTGCCGCGCTGGGCGAACGGGCGCCGGTGATCGCGGGTGCGGTGTTCTTCGACGGTGAGTTCGCCTGCCGCGCCGATTTCCTCGTCCGCGCCGCGCACCGCGTCCGGTATCAGCTGGTCGGTGTCGCTGTCGAGGCGGATGCCATGACGACCGCGCTGGAGCTCGCCGCCGCTGCGGAGCAGCTGGAGGCCGCAGGCGTGCCCGCCGACCCGCTGATCGCACTCCGTGACGACCGCGGCGTGCGGACACTGCCGCTGGCGGAACTGCTTCCGGTGTATCGTGCCCGCCGCCGCAGGGTGCGCCAGATCGTGGACGAGCAATTGGGCGAACTGCTGCCCGCGCAGTGGGGCGACCCGCGCTACCTGGCCTGCGGACACTGCGCGGTGTGCGTGGACGCGCTCACCGCCGCCCGCGATCTGCTGCTGGTAGCGGGGATGAGCGGCACCGCGCGGGCCCGGCTGCGCGAGGCCGGGATCGGCACCATCGACCGGCTGGCCAGCACGACCGGACCGCTGCCATCCCTGCCCGAGGTGGGACCGCGCACCCTGCTGCGGCTGCGCAGGCAAGCCGAGATCCAGCTGCGCCGCGACGATTCCGGCCACCCCGCCTACACCATCGTCGATCCCACCGCGCTCGGCGCACTGCCGCTCCGCTCCCCCGGCGATCTCGCACTCACCATCGACACCGCAGCCGACGGCGAGGATGCGGCAGGGACCGGCGGCCCGGTGGATCACCTGCGCGTCGAGCTGGCCGACGCCGACGGAGTCCAGCTGTCGCTGCTGATTCCGGCGGCACTCGGCAGTGGCTCCGCCGAGACCCGCGCACAGCAGCGCGCCGCGCTCAACCACCTGCTCGACAGCATCGCACAGCGTCGCCGCGCCCATCCCGAGCTGCATGTCTTCCACTACACCTCGGCGGTCCGCTCGGCGCTGCTGTGCGCGGGTGGCCGCTTCGGTGCGAGCGAAGACCTGATCGACGAACTGCTGCGCGGCGGCGTCTTCGTCGACCTGTATCCGATCGTGCGCAGCGCACTGCTGATCGGCGTCGACTCCTATGCCCCGGACCGACTGCGCGCGCTGCTGCCAGACGCGCAGCTGCCCGCCGATTCCGGCCACGACTGCGTCACCGTGCTGCGGCTGCGCGACTGGCTGCTCGACCGCGCCGCCGAGCAACACATCGCACCCACGGCCCAGCGCCACCGGAGCGCCTCGCCGGAACCGGTCAGCCGGCCGACCCCTCTGGAAGCCGCGCTCGCCGAATTCGCCGAGCGCGTCCCGCAGGCCGCACACACCACCGCGAACGCGGTTGCTACCCCTGCCGTTCCGGCCGGCCCCGGCGAGCATGGGCCGGCGTCAACCACCTCACCCACGCGGGCATACGCCGCGCCGGGAACACGGCACGACCCGTATGCAGCCGGGCCGGTCGGCACCAACAGCGGTGAGGCAGCGGCCGGTTCCTCCGGCGCCGCGTCGGATGCGGGGGCCGATCTGCTTCCCGGATCGGACGAGAGCGAGGCACCGGCGCCCGGTTCGGCTGAGCAACGGGCAGACGCCGAATCCACCGCGCGTCAGGTGGCTTCGCTGATGGCGGCTGCGCTGGGGTATCGGCGCCGGGAGCGGCAGCCGCTGTGGTGGGCGCATGCCGATCGGCTCAGCCATCCGGTGGACGAGTGGCCGGAGGCGCCGGGTGTGCTGATCGCCGATTGGGGCACCGTCGACACCAAATGGCATATCGGCCCGCGCGGCAACGCGATGCGCCGTTTCATCACGCTGACCGGGAGGATGGGTGCGGGCAGTGGGCTCGCGCCGGGCACGTCGGTCTACACCTTCTACGACCGTCCGGTGGCCGAGGGCATGGTCGCGGCCGCCGGGCACCGCGCGACGGCGACCGCCACGGTGCTCGGCTGCTCGGTGGACGCCGAATTCGACGACACCGTCCGGCTCGAGGAGCGGCTGCCCACCGGCTGCGCCCCGTTCGACGATCTGCCCGCCGCCATCGCGCCCGGCCTGCCCGCCGCCGACGCCCACGTGGACGCCGCGATCGAGCACCACGCCCAGCAACTGCTGGTCACGTTGCCGCAGATCCCGGTGGGCCCGGTCTTCGACATCCTTGCCCGCCGCCCGCCCCGGCTGCACGACGAAGGCCCGCTTCCGCCGGTGCACGGCGATCACGCCGCCGCCATCACCGCGGCCGTGCGCTCGCTCGACGATTCCTATGTGGCGGTGCAGGGCCCGCCCGGTACCGGGAAGACGGTGACCGCGGCCCGGGTGATCGAGCGCATGGTCACCCGGTATCGGTGGCGGGTCGGGGTGGTGGCGCCGACGCCCGCGATCGTGGAGAACCTCCTGGATGCGGTGGTCGAGGTCGGGGTGCTGCCGGAGTTGGTGGCCAAGAAGGATGTCACGATCCCGGCGCCCGAATGGGCCGTCATCGACGCCGGACGGTACCGGCGTTTCCTGGACAATGCGATCAACGGCTGCGTGATCGGCGGCGCGCCAGCCGATTTCGCCGACCCCACGCTGGTGCCGTATCACGATTTGGATCTGCTGGTGATCGCCGACGCCGGACGTTTCCCGCTGGCCGACGCGGTCGCCGCCGCGGTGAGCGCGCGCAACCTGCTGGTCATCGGCGATCCGGTGCCCGCACCGGCAGCTACCCCGAGCGTGCCGTTCGCCCCCGACGAGCGCACCGGCGCCGCCCATCCGGAACCGGTCGGCGAATCCGTCCTCGGCCGCCTCACCGACGGCGCCGACATCCTGCCGCCCGAGCGCGGCTACTTCCTGGACCGCACCTGGCGCATGCATCCGCAGGTGGCCGAACCGATTTCACGGCTCTACTACGGCGGCCGGCTGCGCGCCAGCGACACCGTCACCCTGGCGCGGCGCCTCGGCGACACCGAACCCGGAATCGACACCATCCTGGTGGACCATCACGGCAACTCGACCGAATCGGTGGCCGAGGCCCGCGAGGTGGTGCGCCGGGTCCGGGCGCTGCTGGGCCTGACCTGGACGATCGGCGCGACGACGCGGCGGCTGCATCCGCACGACATCTTCGTGGTGACCCCGTACCGCGCTCAGGTCGCGCGGATCTCGACGCTGCTGGCCCGCGCCAAGATCGACGATGTGCTGGTCGGGACGCCGGAGCTGTTCCGCGGACGGGAGGCGGCCGTCGTCATCGTGTCGCTGGCGACGTCGAGCCCGGCCGACGCGCCATACGGCTTGTCGGCGTTGATCTCCCGCGCGCTCGTGCAGGGCGCGCTGTGTCGGGCGCTGTGGAAGGCCCTCATCATCCGCTCGCCGCTGCTGACCGAGTACCTGCCCGCCACGGCCGCGGAATTGACCGAGCTGTCGCGTTTTCTGCGGCTGGGCTGA
- a CDS encoding amino acid deaminase/aldolase produces the protein MGGVTETSPIAGLHAATADLEPPLAALDLTALRANAADLVRRAAGVPIRVASKSVRCRAVLEEVLGSGLTADGGFAGIMSYSLAEAIWLVRLGARDVLLGYPVTDRAALAELGADPVLRDAITLMIDDAEQLEFIRTAIGSANVHPRICLDVDASLRIGPLHLGVRRSPIRTPEQAAVLAEAAKRRGFEVVGVMTYEAQIAGLPDSNIAVRLVKKASAAEIGRRRGAVVEAVRSVAGQLQIVNSGGTGSIEVSTGDAAVTEVTAGSGLYAPTLFDDYRAFTATPSLFFALPVVRKPADRIATLFGGGYIASGPAGASRVPKPVWPIGLRLIGTEGAGEVQTPLTGAAQLRIGDRVWMRHAKAGELCERFDRVHMVDGDGKRTSVPTYRGEGKCFG, from the coding sequence GTGGGTGGGGTGACCGAAACGTCGCCGATCGCGGGGCTGCATGCGGCCACCGCCGACCTCGAGCCGCCCCTCGCCGCCCTCGACCTGACCGCCCTGCGGGCCAATGCCGCCGACCTGGTGCGCCGCGCCGCGGGCGTCCCCATCCGGGTGGCCAGCAAGTCCGTGCGCTGCCGCGCCGTCCTGGAAGAGGTGCTCGGCTCCGGGCTGACCGCCGACGGCGGATTCGCGGGCATCATGTCGTATTCGCTGGCCGAGGCCATCTGGCTGGTCCGGCTAGGCGCCCGCGACGTGCTGCTGGGCTACCCGGTGACCGACCGCGCCGCGCTGGCCGAACTCGGCGCCGATCCGGTGCTGCGCGATGCGATCACGCTGATGATCGATGACGCCGAGCAGCTCGAATTCATCCGCACAGCGATCGGCAGCGCAAACGTTCACCCCCGGATCTGCCTGGATGTCGATGCCTCGCTGCGGATCGGCCCGCTGCACCTCGGGGTGCGGCGCTCGCCGATCCGGACGCCCGAGCAGGCCGCCGTGCTGGCCGAGGCCGCGAAGCGGCGCGGCTTCGAGGTGGTCGGTGTGATGACCTACGAGGCGCAGATCGCGGGACTGCCGGACAGCAATATCGCGGTGCGACTGGTGAAGAAGGCCTCGGCCGCCGAGATCGGCCGGCGCCGCGGTGCGGTGGTCGAGGCGGTGCGGTCGGTGGCCGGGCAGCTCCAGATCGTCAACAGTGGTGGCACCGGATCGATCGAGGTCAGCACGGGCGACGCCGCCGTCACCGAGGTCACCGCCGGGTCCGGCCTCTACGCGCCGACCCTGTTCGACGACTATCGCGCGTTCACCGCCACGCCGTCACTGTTCTTCGCGTTGCCGGTGGTGCGCAAGCCGGCCGACCGGATCGCGACTCTTTTCGGTGGTGGCTATATCGCCTCGGGTCCGGCGGGCGCCTCGCGGGTGCCGAAGCCGGTGTGGCCCATCGGTTTACGCTTGATCGGCACCGAGGGTGCGGGCGAGGTGCAGACGCCGCTGACCGGCGCTGCCCAGCTGCGCATCGGCGACCGGGTCTGGATGCGGCACGCCAAAGCGGGTGAGCTGTGCGAGCGGTTCGACCGCGTGCACATGGTCGACGGTGACGGGAAGCGCACGTCGGTACCGACCTATCGCGGTGAAGGAAAATGCTTCGGCTGA
- a CDS encoding TetR family transcriptional regulator — protein MIARGELVEARLRPTVCEAVENAAASLDMHGVRALRVLLHAGFSAYWPLVKATPVKQLQAYEEALQRLREHWDGDAEPAAAGAALFRDMDAEAAVFLEMCARRAGAQWLEPVEAVAAYVVSVLQGAVLRWLADRDDETILVVLDDLVSSLATRAADA, from the coding sequence TTGATCGCACGTGGAGAATTGGTGGAGGCCCGATTGCGGCCGACCGTCTGCGAGGCAGTCGAGAATGCGGCTGCTTCGCTCGATATGCACGGTGTGCGCGCACTGCGAGTGCTGCTGCACGCCGGTTTCAGCGCGTACTGGCCGTTGGTGAAGGCCACCCCCGTCAAGCAGTTGCAGGCCTACGAAGAGGCCCTGCAGCGGTTGCGTGAGCATTGGGACGGCGATGCCGAGCCGGCCGCCGCCGGCGCCGCGCTGTTCCGGGACATGGATGCCGAGGCCGCCGTCTTTCTGGAGATGTGCGCCCGGCGCGCGGGCGCGCAGTGGCTCGAGCCGGTGGAGGCCGTCGCGGCCTATGTGGTGTCGGTGCTCCAGGGCGCGGTGCTGCGCTGGCTGGCCGACCGTGACGACGAGACGATCCTGGTGGTGCTCGACGATCTGGTATCGAGCCTGGCCACCCGCGCCGCGGACGCGTAA